In Candidatus Defluviibacterium haderslevense, the following are encoded in one genomic region:
- a CDS encoding GNAT family N-acetyltransferase, whose amino-acid sequence MVSNITYHRATQGDIHTLVNNRILFALELSGDQDENLVQFLREQMTSYFSNATVDHSCISFIAQCDGKVAGIGSVHFRQMPGNFKNLSGKWGYIMNMYTIPEFRRKGICKHILNLLVEEGRKYSVTAFELHATEAGEKVYIQEGFIQHKEPTLRKILTS is encoded by the coding sequence ATGGTGAGTAACATAACATACCACAGAGCTACACAAGGTGATATTCATACCTTAGTTAACAACAGAATTTTATTTGCCTTAGAATTATCCGGGGATCAAGATGAGAACTTGGTTCAATTTTTAAGGGAACAGATGACAAGTTATTTTTCCAATGCTACTGTCGACCATAGTTGTATTTCTTTTATTGCTCAGTGTGATGGAAAAGTAGCTGGCATTGGTTCAGTTCATTTCCGACAAATGCCCGGAAATTTCAAAAATCTATCCGGTAAATGGGGTTATATTATGAATATGTATACCATTCCTGAATTTAGAAGAAAGGGAATTTGTAAACATATTTTAAATTTATTGGTAGAGGAAGGAAGGAAATATAGTGTTACAGCTTTTGAGTTGCATGCCACCGAGGCTGGTGAAAAGGTTTATATTCAGGAAGGTTTTATCCAACACAAGGAACCTACTTTAAGAAAGATTTTGACTTCATGA
- a CDS encoding helix-turn-helix domain-containing protein: MHIENIGDYIRQLREQAEMPLRKLAALLDIDQSTLSKLERGERPVSRQMLPIIAKTFKVDEKELVIKFMSKQVAYQLADEKFAKDILIAAEEELSYAKSRIPIKKIKSVSK; this comes from the coding sequence ATGCATATAGAAAACATAGGCGACTACATTAGACAGTTAAGGGAACAGGCTGAAATGCCATTACGGAAACTTGCTGCATTGCTCGACATAGACCAAAGCACACTTAGCAAATTGGAACGTGGAGAACGACCAGTAAGCAGACAAATGTTGCCAATCATTGCAAAGACTTTCAAGGTGGATGAAAAGGAACTCGTAATAAAGTTTATGAGCAAACAAGTTGCCTATCAATTGGCAGACGAGAAATTTGCAAAGGACATTTTAATTGCCGCCGAAGAAGAACTTAGCTATGCTAAATCACGAATACCAATTAAAAAAATAAAATCGGTGAGTAAATAA
- a CDS encoding DEAD/DEAH box helicase family protein, which translates to MELKLENLKYQDEAIQAVVKVFDGTEKNTFDNACFEGIRSNVSKLSFEQLQENIKSIAEENGIELETLNLTAEKDLTIEMETGTGKTLVYIKTIYELYKHYGFTKFIILVPSVAIRQGVLGTFNSFNSQLESIYGFKPNSFEYDSKKLSKVTNFIEDQHPQVMIMTLASFNSEDKILNQAQREDLFANIPFIDAIGKTNPIILMDEPQEGMDTENSVKQIAKLNPLFKIRYSATHKAVKNLLYRLTPYDSYKQGLVKKIEVLTVTEKNDEATIKIELAETQNGTSAPKAKLKAWHQSNSTNKFDFKLTAWLKVGDNLGEKTNNPSYLNYKVERINKSLKSGKWSITFSNGVELFEKQASGNLENIWALQLEWLIHRHFAKTQKLATNGIKCLSLIFIDRVANYMGETPVIKNLFIEKYKGIYPEYNDGKDATDQHIQDIQGYYFAQKASGEYADNEGGVKEQGKIYELILKGKEELLTISNPVQFIFSHSALGVGWDNPNVFNIATLNTAYSEIRKRQEIGRGLRICVNQDGQRIYDALTVEDAERINQLTVIPNETYETFVTQYQEEIKAIYGSTKAGAGMTHTHKGKPQDEVQFKRNPSDTIDAAFKRFWKSLAKKTDYTIAFNEENLIETATQRINAITIPDYVIEASSHLINEITDEGKQDTFGGTESIKQKARFTPLDLVEELSENTGLSYNTLFKIVEQLTNHNELIKNPPRYIHEAAAIIRNIELDEMLRGLDYHLIGESYPFSFNDFIRNVVSNGYVDTPNKGVFDKMLIDSDVERQFSLGADRDPEIVCFIKLPSWYKIKTPIGEYEPDFGLIMKRKELKSGNEKEFYFVLETKGTNNINDKKALTESEVYKIKCAMKHFTTLGVEVHYNAPIKDYQFFRTEADKTINKVIEQA; encoded by the coding sequence ATGGAATTAAAACTTGAAAATCTAAAATATCAGGATGAAGCCATTCAAGCGGTGGTAAAGGTGTTTGACGGAACAGAGAAAAACACTTTTGACAATGCTTGCTTTGAAGGCATCCGTTCAAATGTTTCTAAACTTTCTTTTGAACAATTACAAGAAAATATAAAATCAATTGCTGAAGAAAACGGAATTGAACTTGAAACTTTAAACCTTACAGCAGAAAAGGACTTAACAATAGAAATGGAAACAGGCACAGGTAAAACGCTTGTGTACATCAAAACCATATACGAATTGTATAAACATTATGGCTTTACAAAATTTATCATTCTAGTTCCTTCTGTTGCTATCAGACAAGGCGTTTTAGGAACATTCAACTCATTTAACAGCCAATTAGAAAGCATTTACGGCTTCAAACCCAACTCTTTTGAGTATGACAGTAAGAAGTTGAGCAAAGTTACCAACTTTATTGAAGACCAGCATCCACAAGTAATGATTATGACGTTGGCTTCTTTCAACTCTGAAGACAAAATATTAAATCAGGCACAACGTGAAGATTTGTTTGCAAACATTCCTTTTATAGATGCAATCGGAAAAACAAATCCAATTATTTTAATGGACGAGCCACAGGAGGGAATGGATACAGAAAACTCTGTTAAGCAAATTGCGAAACTCAATCCATTATTTAAAATCCGATATTCCGCAACTCATAAAGCTGTAAAAAACTTACTATATCGCTTAACGCCTTATGACAGTTACAAGCAGGGGTTGGTTAAAAAAATTGAAGTGTTGACCGTTACCGAAAAGAATGACGAAGCAACCATAAAAATTGAATTAGCAGAAACACAAAACGGAACAAGTGCCCCGAAAGCTAAACTAAAGGCTTGGCATCAATCTAACTCAACAAACAAGTTTGATTTTAAACTTACGGCTTGGCTTAAAGTTGGCGACAATTTGGGTGAAAAAACAAACAATCCAAGTTACTTAAACTATAAAGTTGAACGTATCAATAAGAGTTTGAAAAGTGGAAAATGGAGTATTACTTTTTCTAATGGTGTTGAGTTATTTGAAAAACAAGCATCAGGTAATTTAGAAAACATTTGGGCTTTGCAATTAGAATGGCTCATACACCGCCATTTTGCTAAAACGCAAAAATTGGCGACCAATGGAATAAAATGTTTATCACTAATTTTTATTGACAGAGTTGCAAACTATATGGGAGAAACTCCCGTTATCAAAAACCTTTTCATTGAAAAATACAAAGGAATTTATCCTGAGTATAACGATGGTAAAGATGCAACCGACCAACATATACAAGATATTCAAGGATATTATTTTGCACAAAAAGCAAGTGGTGAATATGCCGACAACGAAGGAGGCGTAAAAGAACAAGGGAAAATTTATGAATTGATTTTAAAAGGAAAAGAAGAATTGTTGACCATTTCAAACCCTGTTCAATTTATTTTTTCTCACTCCGCTTTGGGTGTTGGTTGGGACAATCCAAATGTTTTCAATATCGCAACTTTAAACACTGCATATTCCGAAATCCGTAAACGACAAGAGATTGGTAGGGGTTTGCGTATTTGTGTAAACCAAGACGGACAAAGGATTTATGATGCTTTGACTGTTGAAGATGCTGAACGCATCAATCAATTGACTGTAATTCCAAATGAAACCTATGAAACATTTGTAACGCAGTATCAGGAAGAAATAAAAGCCATATATGGCAGCACGAAAGCGGGTGCAGGTATGACACATACGCACAAAGGCAAACCACAAGACGAAGTTCAATTCAAACGTAATCCTTCCGATACTATTGATGCAGCGTTTAAACGGTTTTGGAAATCTTTAGCAAAGAAAACCGATTATACTATTGCGTTTAATGAAGAAAATTTAATTGAAACGGCAACTCAAAGAATTAACGCCATAACTATTCCTGATTATGTAATTGAAGCATCAAGTCATTTAATTAATGAAATTACAGACGAAGGTAAACAAGACACTTTTGGCGGTACGGAAAGCATCAAGCAAAAAGCAAGGTTTACACCTTTGGATTTGGTTGAAGAATTAAGCGAAAACACAGGATTGAGCTACAACACACTTTTTAAAATTGTTGAACAATTAACCAATCACAATGAACTAATTAAAAATCCACCGAGATACATTCACGAAGCAGCGGCAATTATTCGCAACATAGAATTGGATGAAATGCTAAGAGGTTTAGATTACCATTTAATTGGTGAAAGTTATCCGTTTAGCTTTAATGATTTTATAAGAAATGTGGTTTCAAATGGTTACGTTGATACGCCAAATAAGGGCGTGTTTGACAAAATGCTAATTGATAGTGATGTGGAACGCCAATTTTCTTTAGGTGCTGACAGAGACCCCGAAATTGTTTGCTTTATCAAATTGCCAAGTTGGTATAAAATCAAAACACCCATTGGAGAATATGAACCTGATTTTGGTTTGATAATGAAACGAAAGGAATTGAAAAGCGGAAATGAGAAAGAATTTTATTTTGTGTTAGAAACCAAAGGAACAAACAACATCAACGACAAAAAAGCACTGACCGAAAGCGAAGTATATAAAATAAAGTGTGCAATGAAACACTTTACAACCTTAGGCGTGGAAGTGCATTACAACGCACCAATTAAAGATTACCAGTTCTTTAGAACCGAAGCAGATAAAACCATTAACAAAGTAATTGAACAAGCATAA
- a CDS encoding site-specific DNA-methyltransferase produces MENINDYMPLSSDLNKERLDSLKKLFPDLFTNEGKLNIDELKKVVDPKNVSETERYEFRWFGKSQAKRNAFTPSNATLVYDENRSVNPTKCENTIIEGENLEVLKLLSDSYREKIKCIYIDPPYNKDKDFVYKDIWKQDTKGYWEDAGVVENGFKIDTNAETDGRYHSNWLNMIYSRLLIARQFLKSDGVIFISIDDSEVHHLRKVGDEVFGEENWIGTIVWKNATDNNPTQIAIEHEYVHCYAKDKSSLENEWKSQLSDVKEVLINIGNALVKENDNLDILITKYNEWYRAHKSELWPLDRYKYIDTGGVYTGSQSVHNPGKEGYRYDVLHPVTIKPCKQPLMGYRFPKDTMTNLINEEKILFGEDETKIIELKVYAKDYEEKLSSIIDLDGRIGSYDLKEIFPNSQRLFTNPKPYRFINSFLPFVLKKGDIILDFFGGSGSTGHSVFELNQEDFGDRKFILIQIPEATDEMSEAYKAGYKKISDITIERNKRVVERIVEERKKEQPDLFTNGHKEDSIKGLGFKVFKLVKSNFPRVEFAPDPEKTDEENIELLKKYIRDKEAQLITAFNRDELLTEILLKKGFNLNYTTEKQEQFKKNEIYLATDPASVGTGNIKETLICLDVSIHMDTVEYFKKYIDKKFICLERALDTSKKYNLKHYMGDMFNAF; encoded by the coding sequence ATGGAAAATATTAACGATTATATGCCCTTGAGTAGCGATCTGAATAAAGAGCGTTTGGATAGCCTGAAAAAACTGTTTCCTGACCTCTTCACTAATGAAGGGAAACTCAATATTGACGAACTCAAAAAGGTAGTAGACCCAAAAAACGTAAGCGAAACTGAACGTTATGAATTTCGTTGGTTTGGCAAAAGCCAGGCGAAACGTAATGCGTTTACTCCAAGTAATGCAACCTTGGTTTATGATGAAAACAGAAGCGTGAACCCTACCAAATGCGAAAACACTATTATTGAAGGAGAAAATTTAGAAGTCCTCAAATTACTTAGTGATAGTTACCGAGAAAAGATAAAATGCATCTACATTGATCCCCCTTATAATAAGGATAAAGATTTTGTCTATAAGGATATTTGGAAGCAGGATACAAAAGGATATTGGGAAGATGCTGGTGTTGTCGAAAATGGCTTTAAAATAGACACGAATGCTGAGACAGATGGCCGATATCATAGTAATTGGCTCAATATGATTTATAGTCGGTTACTGATCGCAAGGCAATTCTTAAAATCAGATGGTGTTATTTTTATTTCCATAGATGACAGTGAAGTTCATCATTTGAGAAAGGTAGGGGATGAAGTTTTTGGTGAAGAAAACTGGATTGGCACTATTGTATGGAAAAACGCTACGGATAACAATCCAACTCAAATTGCAATAGAGCACGAATATGTTCATTGCTATGCAAAAGATAAAAGTTCGTTGGAAAACGAATGGAAGAGTCAGTTATCAGATGTAAAGGAAGTACTAATTAATATTGGCAACGCCCTCGTTAAGGAAAATGACAACCTTGATATACTAATTACTAAATACAATGAGTGGTATCGTGCCCATAAATCCGAGCTCTGGCCTCTGGATCGATATAAATACATCGATACTGGTGGTGTTTATACTGGCAGCCAAAGCGTACACAATCCAGGGAAAGAAGGATACAGGTATGATGTACTTCATCCAGTAACAATTAAGCCTTGTAAACAGCCCTTAATGGGTTACAGGTTTCCTAAAGATACGATGACCAATCTGATAAACGAAGAGAAAATACTATTCGGTGAAGACGAGACAAAAATTATTGAACTTAAAGTCTACGCAAAAGACTACGAGGAGAAGTTATCAAGTATAATAGATTTAGATGGACGAATTGGGTCCTATGACTTGAAAGAGATTTTTCCAAACTCTCAACGTCTTTTCACAAATCCCAAGCCTTATAGATTTATAAATTCCTTTTTGCCCTTCGTATTAAAAAAGGGAGATATTATTTTAGATTTTTTTGGGGGATCAGGCTCTACAGGACATTCGGTCTTTGAATTAAACCAAGAAGATTTTGGCGATCGCAAATTTATATTGATCCAGATTCCAGAGGCGACAGACGAAATGAGTGAAGCCTACAAAGCGGGGTATAAAAAAATTAGTGATATAACCATAGAGCGTAATAAACGAGTTGTAGAAAGGATAGTTGAGGAAAGAAAAAAGGAACAACCCGATTTATTTACAAATGGTCATAAAGAAGATTCTATAAAAGGCTTAGGTTTTAAAGTATTCAAATTGGTAAAATCAAATTTTCCAAGAGTTGAGTTTGCTCCTGACCCAGAAAAAACGGACGAAGAAAATATAGAATTGCTCAAAAAATATATTCGAGACAAAGAGGCTCAATTAATAACAGCTTTCAATCGTGATGAATTATTGACAGAAATATTATTGAAAAAAGGTTTCAACTTAAATTACACAACAGAAAAGCAAGAACAGTTCAAAAAAAATGAAATCTATCTTGCCACAGATCCTGCTAGTGTTGGGACAGGTAACATAAAAGAAACCTTGATATGTTTAGATGTTTCCATTCATATGGATACTGTTGAGTATTTCAAGAAATACATAGACAAAAAGTTCATTTGCCTTGAACGTGCTTTAGATACATCAAAAAAATACAATCTAAAACATTATATGGGTGATATGTTTAATGCGTTTTAA
- a CDS encoding SIR2 family protein, whose translation MNITITDAINNSLFFFGAGASYDSGCKLSSGMLEDLKRKISSSDNETFNKPEKEALKFLLSCLEYHSEWRTLETSENFKFTPNIEELALLIRRVKNRENFLPYPITGNWADKLVLLESEFDSLPESDKQADTLFGSLDRIIKSRLLREWLEPSNLEFLNPLKEFFQSYPSTNFRMDIFSLNNDMVLEKYFTDNQINPWRGFVSGEWRGFEEENIPEDYGRINLYKLHGSLDWVRLDSGEFKEKDKLVPEDEQYIEQEHNPYVIFGQGTKTFSVEPFFSLLQQFQKKLKEKSYIFVIGYSFFDPYINNLLIKAVNGDSKKLIIINPFFGPEKLKTETKDGFKFLYDDFFLKIKYPQNITAVDLAKYIQEIQENSFYSEMPEFNIKQVNANSLELLPVGMKTFLETYFKNGGEVFTNFITEYESKRAEEYPF comes from the coding sequence ATGAATATAACTATAACTGATGCAATAAATAATAGTCTTTTCTTCTTTGGTGCAGGTGCATCATATGATTCAGGATGTAAATTATCGTCTGGTATGTTGGAAGACCTTAAACGAAAAATTAGTAGTAGCGATAATGAAACCTTTAACAAACCCGAAAAGGAAGCATTGAAATTTTTATTGTCTTGTCTTGAGTATCATAGTGAATGGCGAACTCTTGAGACTTCGGAAAACTTTAAGTTTACTCCAAACATTGAAGAATTGGCTTTATTAATAAGAAGAGTAAAAAACAGAGAAAATTTCTTGCCATATCCCATCACTGGAAACTGGGCAGACAAACTTGTGCTTTTAGAATCAGAGTTTGATTCACTTCCTGAATCAGATAAACAAGCGGATACATTATTTGGTTCATTAGATAGGATAATAAAATCAAGACTACTTCGAGAATGGTTAGAACCAAGCAATTTAGAGTTTTTAAACCCTCTAAAAGAATTTTTCCAATCTTACCCTTCGACAAATTTTAGGATGGATATTTTTTCGCTAAATAATGATATGGTTCTTGAAAAGTATTTTACAGATAATCAAATCAATCCTTGGCGAGGTTTTGTAAGTGGCGAATGGCGTGGATTTGAAGAAGAGAATATACCAGAAGATTATGGTAGAATTAATTTATATAAACTCCACGGTTCATTGGATTGGGTTCGACTTGATAGCGGAGAATTTAAAGAAAAAGATAAATTAGTTCCTGAAGATGAGCAATATATAGAACAAGAACATAATCCTTATGTAATATTTGGTCAAGGAACAAAAACATTCTCTGTTGAACCGTTTTTTTCATTATTACAACAATTTCAAAAAAAATTAAAAGAGAAGAGTTACATTTTTGTAATTGGATATAGTTTTTTTGACCCTTATATAAATAATCTCTTAATTAAAGCAGTAAACGGCGATTCAAAAAAGCTTATAATTATTAATCCATTTTTTGGACCTGAAAAATTGAAGACAGAAACTAAAGATGGTTTTAAGTTTTTATATGATGATTTTTTTTTAAAAATAAAATACCCACAAAATATTACGGCAGTTGATTTAGCAAAGTATATCCAAGAAATTCAAGAAAATTCTTTTTATTCAGAAATGCCAGAATTCAATATTAAACAAGTAAATGCAAATTCTTTGGAGTTATTACCAGTTGGGATGAAAACATTTTTAGAAACCTATTTCAAAAATGGGGGTGAAGTATTTACTAATTTTATTACAGAATATGAAAGTAAAAGAGCAGAAGAATATCCATTTTAA
- a CDS encoding outer membrane beta-barrel protein, with translation MTAQSEVIKFGFSLIKNSYDRFNYELNDSIGTTGIGYTIGIAYEIPVLNHTSLSVGFGFSQRNYEVKYFDWPNSDRSNWATFPFQINYYLIKNLAFNAGCQIEHLIFKQKFVYYSDSLQHKSGYTKYDVGLIGGLQFRFRRIELNGSFIYGLRKISDTYFFDPLKGIGINSSAKSYSIKIGLYYLFY, from the coding sequence TTGACTGCACAATCTGAGGTAATTAAATTTGGTTTTTCGTTAATTAAAAATTCTTATGATAGATTTAATTATGAATTAAATGATTCTATAGGTACAACTGGAATAGGATATACAATTGGGATTGCATATGAAATACCTGTGTTAAATCATACAAGTCTATCAGTTGGTTTCGGTTTTTCACAAAGAAATTATGAAGTAAAGTATTTTGATTGGCCAAATTCAGATAGATCTAATTGGGCTACTTTTCCTTTTCAAATTAATTATTATTTAATTAAAAATTTAGCATTTAATGCAGGATGTCAAATTGAGCACCTTATATTTAAACAAAAGTTTGTTTATTACTCAGATTCCTTGCAACACAAATCCGGATATACGAAATATGATGTTGGCTTGATTGGCGGGCTTCAATTTCGGTTCCGTAGAATTGAATTAAACGGAAGTTTTATTTATGGTTTAAGAAAAATTTCTGATACATATTTTTTTGATCCATTAAAGGGAATTGGAATCAATTCATCTGCCAAAAGTTATTCCATTAAAATAGGACTTTACTATTTATTCTACTAA